The Enhydrobacter sp. sequence CCCGCCCGTGTCGCTGCTGGCCGGACTCGCCGAAGCTTGCGCATGATCGACGAGGAGGGTTTCGCCAACGTGCTTGCCCGCCATCGCCGCCTGGCCGCGGGACTGCGCGCGGGCTTGGCGGCGCTCGATCTGGCGCTGTTCGCGCGCGAAGCGCTTTCCGACACCGCGACGGCAATACGCGTGCCCGAGCGGATCGACGGCGGAGCCATCATCCGGAGGCTCTATGAGGGCTACCGGACCGTCGTTGCCGGCTCGCGCACCCATCTGGCGGGCAAGCTGATCCGGCTCGGCACGATGGGCTACGTGAGCGAGAGCGACATCCTGACGGACCTCTACTACATCGAGCGCGCACTGGACGACCTCGGGCACACATCCCGAAAGGGCGCGGGTGTCGCGGCGGCTGCGGCGTTGTTCGCGCGGCCGAGACAGACGACCAGGGCGGCCGCTTGATGGGCGCAAGGCGGGCGGTCGGCCCGTCTCGGACCAATCACGGTTGATTCATATCAAGGCCGCGGCCAGCGCGGTGCGCGAGGTAGCTCAAAAAGGCAGCACTCGAATGCCCCTTGCGATCCATCCGGCTGGCATCCGCCTCGATGCCGTGAAGCAGCTTTCACCGGCCTATTTCGCGCTGGTGATGGCGACGGGCATCGTCTCGGTCGGCGCGTGGGACTTCGGGCTCGGCGCACTCGCGATCGGCCTGCTGGCCTTCAATGTCGTCGCTTATGGTGCGATCGCCGCGCTGACGATCCTGCGTGCGGTCCGCTATCCGCTCCTGTTCGTTTCGGACATGACCTCGCATCGGCAGGCGCCCGGCTTCTTCACCGCGGTGGCGGGCTCCTGCATCCTGGGTGTGCAGGTCCTGCTGATCGCGAAGAGCCTCGCGGCGGCGACAGTCTTTCTGGCGCTGGGGGTCGTGCTCTGGATCGCGCTCACCTACACGGTCTTCACTGCGTTTACCGTAAGGCGCGAGAAGCCGTCGCTCGAGCAGGGCCTCACCGGTGCCTGGCTGATCGCGGTCGTGGCGACGCAGTCGGTCGCGGTGCTGGCGGCATTGGTCGCGCGCGGCTGGCCACAGCCGCTCAGGCTCGAGCTCAACTTCTTCGCGCTCTCGATGTGGCTCTGGGGCGGAATGTTCTACATCTGGATCATCTCGCTGATCTTCTATCGCTACAGCTTCTTCGCCTTCTCCCCGGGCGATCTCACGCCGCCCTACTGGATCAACATGGGCGCCATGGCGATCTCCGCACTGGCCGGCGCGCGGCTCGTGGAAAACACGCCCGACGCGCCGTTCCTCGCCTCGCTGCTGCCCTTCCTGAAGGGCATCACGGTGCTCTACTGGGCGACCGGCACATGGTGGATCCCGATGCTGCTGGTGCTGGGCGTCTGGCGGCACATCGCGCGCCGCTTTCCGCTCAGATACGATCCGCTTTACTGGGGCGCGGTGTTCCCGCTCGGCATGTACGGCGTCGCCACCCACGAGATGACGAGAGCACTCGACCTGCCGCTCCTCGATCCCCTGCCGCTGGCCATGTTCGTTGCCGCGCTTGTCGCCTGGACGCTCGCCTTCGTCGGCCTCCTGCAGGATCTGCGCAAACGCGCAGCGTCTGCGAACAGAGCTGATGGAGACGGATCGAAAGCCACCGAGGCCGAGAGGGAGCACCCGCAAGGACGATAGTGGCGGAGAGGAAGGGATTCGAACCCTCGATACGGGTTATCCCCGTATAACGGTTTAGCAAACCGCCGCCTTCGACCGCTCGGCCACCTCTCCGCAGCCCGCTAGACCCCGGCGATCTTCCACGACGGATGCCGGGCGGTTCTAGCGGCGGGCCGCGGACGAGTCAAACAACGGCGCGGATTCTTCCGTCATTTCAGGCTCTTGGCCCTCGCGGCCCATTCATGCGACGGTGGTGGCCATGACCCAGCCGGCCCCCAGCTCCGTCGAGATGCTGAAGCGCCTCGTGGCCTTCGACACCACCTCGCGCAATTCGAACCTCGACCTCATCCGGTACATCCAGGCCTATCTCGCCGACTTCGAGGTCGAGAGCACGCTGGTGCCCAACGAGGACGGCACCAAGGCCAATCTCTACGCCTCGATCGGGCCGCAGGCGCCGGGCGGAGTCGTGCTGTCGGGCCATACCGATGTCGTGCCGGTCGACGGCCAGCCCTGGACGAGCGATCCCTGGACGCTCACCGAGAAGCCCGACGGCAATCTCTACGGCCGCGGCACATGCGACATGAAGGGCTTCATCGCGGCCGCCCTGTCCCATGTTCCCGCCCTGCAGCGGGCGAAGCTCGAGGTGCCGGTGCACTTCGCCTTCAGCTACGACGAGGAGGTCGGCTGCCTCGGCGCGCATTCGCTGGCCGAGAAGCTGATGGGCAATGTCCCCCGCCCGCAAGCCGTGATCGTCGGCGAGCCGACGATGATGAGTGTCGTCAATGCGCAGAACGCCGGCGGCGGCCTGATCGCGACCTTCAAGGGGGTCGAGGCGCATTCTTCCATGACCCATCTCGGCGTGAGCGCCATCCACTTCGCCGGCGATTTCATTCACTGGCTGAACGAGCTGCAGGAGGAGCTGGCGCAGCGGAAGCGGACCGACATCGACACGGTGCCCGGCCATACGACGATCAATGTCGGGATCGTGAGCGGTGGGACGGCGGCGAACATCCTGGCGCGCGAATGCGTACTCAACTGGGGCTACCGCACACTGCCGGGCGACGATGCCTCGGAGGTGCAGCGCCGCGCCGAACGGTATGTCGCCGAGCTCCTGCTGCCGGCGATGCGGGCCAGGCATCCCGACGCGGACATCACCCTGCGACGCCGGTCCTTCGTGCCCGGCCTCAAGCCGGAGGAGAACGAGGAAGCGGCCCGGCTGGCGCTGCAATGGACAGGCGGCAATCGCACCTATGCCGTGCCCTACGGCACCGAGGCGGGCATCTTCCGCAGCCACGGCATCCCGACGGTGATCTGCGGCCCCGGGGACATTTCCCAGGCGCACCAGCCCGACGAGTTCGTCGCCCGCTCGCAGATGGATGCCTGCGACGCCTTCCTCGCCAGGATGATCCGCTGGGCCGAGAAATGAGGGAGAAGGAAGCGGATCGGGTAGGGAGAGGCTTCACAGCCTCCCCCTCCCACACCACCGTACGTACGGTTCCGTATACGGCGGTTCGTCAAGCGCGGGTGAGGCGATGATGCAGTTGCTGGAGCGACGGCAGGCCGAGGGTGGCGAAGAAGGCGGCACGATAGGCGTTGTTCATGTGGCTGGCCCCGGCATTCCACCAGGGGCCGCGTCCGTTGGTGGCGGACTGCCACGCCCGAGCCTGATCGATGCCGCGCTGCATCAGTCGCTTGGCGCGTGTACGCGGACGCTTCCACTGCCGCCACAGCAGGCCGCGCAGCTTGCGCCGCAGCCAGCCATCGAGGTCCTCGAAGGCCCCCTTTGCCTGCGCCAGCCGGAAGTATTGCATCCAGCCACGCAGGATTGGAGCGAGGTCCTCGACGGTCCGGGCCAGGGTTCGTCCGCGTCCTTGGCGTAGCGTCATCCTGAGCTTGTTCCGCAGCCGGCCCACACTCTTGGCCGCCACCCGAAGGCGCGGCTGCTTGTGGGACGTCACGGTGTATCCCAGGAACGTTCGTACCCAAGGACGGTCAACCGCGCTCTTGGCGCTGTTGACCTTCAGCCGCAGTCGTTCGGCAAGGAACCGTGTGATCGACGCCATCACCCGCTCGCCGGCTGCCTTCGTCCGCACGTAGATGTTGCAGTCGTCGGCGTAGCGGCAGAAGGCATGGCCCCGTCGCTCGAGTTCCTTGTCGAGATCGTCGAGCAGGATGTTCGACAGCAACGGGGATAAAGGCCCACCTTGCGGCGTGCCTTCGGTCCGTACCGTCGTCAACCCGCCCGTCATCAACCCAGCCTGCAAGTAGCGGCGGATCAGCCGCAATACCCGCTTGTCCTCGACCCGGCGTGCCACCCGTGCCATCAGCACGTCGTGGTTCACCCGGTCGAAGAACTTCTCCAGGTCGAGGTCGACCACAAAGCGTCGGCCATCGGCCATGTGCGCCCGCGC is a genomic window containing:
- a CDS encoding tellurite resistance/C4-dicarboxylate transporter family protein, encoding MPLAIHPAGIRLDAVKQLSPAYFALVMATGIVSVGAWDFGLGALAIGLLAFNVVAYGAIAALTILRAVRYPLLFVSDMTSHRQAPGFFTAVAGSCILGVQVLLIAKSLAAATVFLALGVVLWIALTYTVFTAFTVRREKPSLEQGLTGAWLIAVVATQSVAVLAALVARGWPQPLRLELNFFALSMWLWGGMFYIWIISLIFYRYSFFAFSPGDLTPPYWINMGAMAISALAGARLVENTPDAPFLASLLPFLKGITVLYWATGTWWIPMLLVLGVWRHIARRFPLRYDPLYWGAVFPLGMYGVATHEMTRALDLPLLDPLPLAMFVAALVAWTLAFVGLLQDLRKRAASANRADGDGSKATEAEREHPQGR
- the argE gene encoding acetylornithine deacetylase codes for the protein MTQPAPSSVEMLKRLVAFDTTSRNSNLDLIRYIQAYLADFEVESTLVPNEDGTKANLYASIGPQAPGGVVLSGHTDVVPVDGQPWTSDPWTLTEKPDGNLYGRGTCDMKGFIAAALSHVPALQRAKLEVPVHFAFSYDEEVGCLGAHSLAEKLMGNVPRPQAVIVGEPTMMSVVNAQNAGGGLIATFKGVEAHSSMTHLGVSAIHFAGDFIHWLNELQEELAQRKRTDIDTVPGHTTINVGIVSGGTAANILARECVLNWGYRTLPGDDASEVQRRAERYVAELLLPAMRARHPDADITLRRRSFVPGLKPEENEEAARLALQWTGGNRTYAVPYGTEAGIFRSHGIPTVICGPGDISQAHQPDEFVARSQMDACDAFLARMIRWAEK
- the ltrA gene encoding group II intron reverse transcriptase/maturase, whose protein sequence is MEKIVSRENMMAAYHRVMTNKGAAGIDRMTVEQLAPHLKEHWPRVREELLDDRYRPKPVRGVELPKPGGGMRQLGIPTVLDRLIQQAMHQVLMPLFDPGFSASSYGFRPGRSAHDAVLAARAHMADGRRFVVDLDLEKFFDRVNHDVLMARVARRVEDKRVLRLIRRYLQAGLMTGGLTTVRTEGTPQGGPLSPLLSNILLDDLDKELERRGHAFCRYADDCNIYVRTKAAGERVMASITRFLAERLRLKVNSAKSAVDRPWVRTFLGYTVTSHKQPRLRVAAKSVGRLRNKLRMTLRQGRGRTLARTVEDLAPILRGWMQYFRLAQAKGAFEDLDGWLRRKLRGLLWRQWKRPRTRAKRLMQRGIDQARAWQSATNGRGPWWNAGASHMNNAYRAAFFATLGLPSLQQLHHRLTRA